From a region of the Mercurialis annua linkage group LG1-X, ddMerAnnu1.2, whole genome shotgun sequence genome:
- the LOC126670928 gene encoding uncharacterized protein LOC126670928 — translation MSKATLQGLVYYNGVWDKDLNYSNYKVKGIIIKKDINFQKLKEMIAGILKVNHWETELEMKYRLEDSYQILEVEDNDSLQFYIELKKKEMRVTKFPLCVTNKVCEEQWQSPEPESFNSATMIEGQSENMISSETTMDIVKYAEILGEQNSKEEEKVERTPEDISMVTEPSIKDIYVGQIFKDKKIMITSFCFYTIANHFQYKVSKSCPKEYIVNCLDDNCKWTVRASRDGKTSMFVVRRVNNIHICPPEIRMEDKRQATSSIIGEYIKTKFLDVKTIYTPSDIIADIQKDFGVILSYNRACRSKGKALDQIRGNPCDSYSILPKFQHMLLQTNPGSVVDIQTTDGKFEYVFMALDASIKGWKYCRPVIVVDATFLKSTYRGMLLTASTQDGNGKIFPLAFAVVDSENHASWEYFFAKLLETFGRRAGLCIVSNRHDSIFEAVKNIFQKQFGKKTNAKALRECFYGAAKSYSVQSFDYFMGQLDAINVAIRPYLEKIGVKKWARSHCKDNRFSTMTSNIAESMNAAIKAARELPVATLLEYLRFLTQKWTYTNRNAAICTMTKLTSKAENDLRDNYAISLRMKASTSVTNVHDVQDGEKTFIVKLREKNCTCGRFQIDEMPCPHTLAILSSLHLDPYQYCSKFFTKENLLAMYDGVVYPMPSQNNWDIPTEIERIEILPPIGKIPAGRPKKRRINGPAETINPSKCGRCDQRGHNRKTCRNLPK, via the exons ATGT CAAAAGCAACACTTCAAGGTCTTGTATACTACAATGGAGTATGGGATAAAGATTTAAATTACTCCAACTATAAGGTGAAAggaataataataaagaaagacataaactttcaaaaacTGAAGGAAATGATAGCTGGAATACTGAAGGTAAACCACTGGGAAACAGAGCTGGAAATGAAATATCGCTTAGAAGACAGCTACCAGATTTTAGAAGTTGAAGACAATGACAGCCTACAATTCTACATTGaactaaaaaaaaaggaaatgcgAGTAACCAAATTTCCTTTGTGTGTTACTAACAAAGTATGCGAAGAACAGTGGCAATCACCGGAACCTGAAAGCTTCAATTCTGCCACAATGATTGAAGGACAGTCAGAAAATATGATCTCCAGTGAAACAACAATGGATATTGTCAAATATGCTGAAATTTTGGGAGAACAGAATagcaaagaagaagaaaaagttgAGAGAACACCAGAAGACATCTCAATGGTCACTGAACCTAGTATAAAGGATATATATGTCGGGCAGATCTTTAAGGATAAAAAGATCATGATAACTAGTTTTTGTTTTTACACAATTGCTAACCACTTTCAATATAAAGTGAGTAAATCATGCCCGAAGGAATATATAGTCAATTGCTTAGACGACAATTGCAAGTGGACTGTAAGAGCCTCAAGAGATGGAAAGACAAGTATGTTTGTTGTTAGAAGAGTGAATAACATCCACATCTGTCCACCAGAAATTAGAATGGAAGACAAACGGCAAGCTACATCATCAATAATTGGggaatatataaaaacaaagttTTTGGAtgttaaaacaatttatacCCCATCAGACATAATTGCAGACATACAAAAAGATTTTGGGGTGATTTTGAGTTACAATAGGGCATGTAGATCAAAAGGAAAGGCGCTAGATCAGATTAGAGGTAATCCATGTGACTCATATTCTATTTTGCCAAAATTTCAACACATGCTTTTACAAACTAATCCGGGGTCAGTAGTAGATATACAGACAACCGATGGAAAATTTGAATATGTTTTTATGGCTCTCGATGCATCCATAAAAGGTTGGAAGTACTGTAGGCCAGTGATTGTAGTCGATGCGACATTTTTAAAATCAACCTATCGTGGAATGCTATTGACAGCATCCACCCAAGATGGGAATGGTAAGATTTTTCCACTAGCATTTGCTGTTGTTGATTCTGAAAATCATGCTTCTTGGGAATACTTTTTTGCAAAATTACTGGAAACTTTTGGTCGGAGGGCTGGATTGTGTATAGTATCAAATAGGCACGATAGCATATTTGAGGCAGTCAAAAACATTTTCCAGAAGCAA TTCGGAaagaaaacaaatgcaaaagcgTTGAGAGAGTGTTTCTATGGAGCTGCAAAGTCTTACTCAGTTCAGTCTTTTGACTATTTCATGGGACAACTAGATGCTATAAATGTTGCAATTCGACCCTATCTGGAAAAAATTGGGGTCAAAAAATGGGCAAGATCACATTGCAAAGACAATAGGTTCTCAACAATGACTTCAAATATAGCCGAATCTATGAATGCAGCTATCAAAGCAGCTAGGGAGTTACCAGTAGCAACACTTCTTGAATATTTGAGATTCTTGACGCAAAAATGGACTTACACGAATAGAAATGCCGCAATCTGTACAATGACTAAGTTGACAAGCAAAGCAGAAAATGATCTCAGAGATAACTATGCAATTTCTTTGAGAATGAAG GCTTCAACATCAGTTACTAATGTGCATGATGTGCAAGATGGTGAAAAGACATTTATAGTGAAACTGAGAGAAAAGAACTGTACATGTGGCAGATTTCAAATTGATGAGATGCCATGTCCACATACACTTGCAATATTATCCTCACTACACCTAGATCCTTATCAATACTGCTCTAAATTCTTCACCAAAGAGAATCTGCTTGCAATGTATGATGGAGTTGTGTATCCAATGCCAAGTCAAAACAATTGGGATATACCTACTGAAATTGAAAGGATTGAAATACTTCCACCAATAGGAAAGATACCAGCTGGAAGaccaaaaaaaagaagaataaatggACCAGCGGAGACAATTAATCCAAGTAAGTGTGGAAGATGTGATCAAAGAGGACATAACCGAAAGACATGTCGAAATCTACCAAAGTAG